One segment of Pempheris klunzingeri isolate RE-2024b chromosome 20, fPemKlu1.hap1, whole genome shotgun sequence DNA contains the following:
- the qrfprb gene encoding pyroglutamylated RF-amide peptide receptor, with protein sequence MAAASADSEQESTKITPEVLQEMLQYYNLSRQEFIDTYNIQPLVYIPELPYSAKTTFVIMYMVIFVLALAGNSLVIYIIVKKRAIQTATDIFICSLAVSDLLITFFCIPFTLLQNISSEWFGGVLVCKTVPFVQTTAIVTGILTMTCIATERYQGIVFPLKMRRQYSSKRAYKMLGLVWIASVIVGSPMLFVQQLEVKYDFLYDHYHVCCQETWRSVTHRQAYTTFIMVALFLLPLAAMLFLYTRIGIELWIRKRVGDSSVLSTMNHREINKISRKKKRAVKMMITIVLLFTICWAPFHTVHMLFEYYDLEKKYDGVTLNMIIAIVQAIGFFNSFNNPIVYAFMNENFKKSCVSTLSNCIQKPNQQVTAVAAPKVSVQFIKPQSREAFLESDGGNNSKQHSTEKGPSNSSHGESSLEIIGEKISTIQTELPANSSSQNK encoded by the exons ATGGCAGCAGCCTCCGCTGATTCGGAGCAAGAGTCCACCAAGATAACTCCTGAAGTGTTGCAGGAGATGCTCCAGTACTACAACCTGAGCCGCCAGGAGTTTATAGACACTTACAACATCCAGCCGCTCGTCTACATCCCCGAGTTGCCGTACAGCGCCAAGACCACCTTTGTGATCATGTATATGGTTATTTTCGTCTTGGCTCTGGCAGGAAATAGTTTGGTCATCTACATAATTGTGAAGAAACGGGCGATACAGACGGCGACCGATATTTTTATTTGCTCCCTGGCTGTCAGCGACCTGCTCATCACTTTCTTCTGCATACCTTTTACTTTGCTGCAGAACATCTCGTCGGAGTGGTTCGGGG gGGTTCTGGTTTGCAAGACAGTTCCCTTTGTACAGACTACAGCCATAGTGACAGGCATCCTCACCATGACCTGCATTGCCACTGAGAGATACCAGGGCATTGTTTTCCCGCTGAAAATGAGGAGGCAGTACTCGTCCAAAAGAGCATACAAGATGCTAG GGCTGGTATGGATTGCCTCAGTGATAGTGGGTTCACCAATGCTGTTTGTGCAACAGCTAGAG GTGAAGTATGACTTCTTGTATGATCACTACCACGTGTGCTGTCAGGAGACTTGGCGCTCTGTGACTCACCGGCAAGCTTACACCACCTTCATCATGGTGGCTCTCTTCCTGCTCCCTTTGGCAGCCATGCTGTTCCTCTACACGCGTATTGGCATTGAGTTGTGGATCCGTAAGCGGGTGGGCGACTCCTCAGTCCTCAGCACCATGAACCACAGGGAGATCAATAAGATCTCGAG gaaaaagaaaagagccgTTAAAATGATGATCACCATTGTTCTGCTATTCACCATTTGCTGGGCACCGTTCCACACAGTCCACATGCTGTTTGAGTACT ATGACCTGGAGAAGAAATATGACGGAGTCACACTCAACATGATCATCGCCATTGTTCAGGCTATCGGCTTCTTCAACAGCTTCAACAATCCTATCGTGTACGCCTTCATGAACGAGAACTTCAAGAAGAGCTGCGTCTCGACCCTCTCCAACTGCATCCAAAAACCTAACCAGCAGGTCACCGCTGTGGCGGCGCCAAAAGTGAGCGTGCAGTTCATTAAACCCCAAAGTAGAGAAGCCTTCCTGGAATCAGATGGAGGGAACAACTCGAAACAGCACTCCACAGAGAAAGGCCCTTCAAATTCCTCGCATGGAGAGAGCTCACTGGAAATAATAGGAGAAAAAATCTCCACCATCCAAACAGAGCTGCCTGCAAACAGCTCCTCTCAAAACAAATGA